In Sardina pilchardus chromosome 8, fSarPil1.1, whole genome shotgun sequence, the genomic window aatgcgcccgcttgcgtgacagacacggtgcgctctgtcacaaacatattctaccttgtctgtggacatcgttatttgctggataaacaaatagcgtgtgtgtgacagaggaaaagtgctttagtgttgctttaatcagTTGAAGACTTTACAGCTTAACTCATCTATTGGCTAATATGTCATGTGTGGACCAGTACAATACCGTTGCTCCGTGATGTGTTGCAGACTCTTACCATGCGATTGACAACAAGCAGGCAAGGTCCATGCTAGGCCGGGCTGTGCAGCACAAGTTTGAGAGTGAAGATGGCTCCAAGGATGAGTGGAGGGGGATGGTGCTTGCCCGAGCTCCTATCATGACCCCCTGGTTCTTCATCACCTATGAGAAGGACCCTGTTCTATATATGTACCAGCTTTTTGATGACCTCAAATCAGGGGACCTCCGGTTTATTCCAGGTGAGAGGGGCATGATGGACCTGTGTTACCTTGCTTATGGCAATGTGCTTAtgtcacatggccagcattttGAAAAGAGATCAGTATAAATGGATTCATTAATAGCCTAGAGGGTACATCATCACCCATATAGAAGGTAAGAGAATGATGTATAAAATATGGTCCTACATCTTGCTTTTTTTTGGCAATCCACTGCTTCTTGGGAAACAAtgaaaaatatagccgcaagcggcgatggcgggcccgagcacctgcggtgcggacctgtgacatttcaaaaTCTAtcgaagcaacatgtgcgtattggtgggcatgtgcataagcaacacacatgcccaccaaatctggtcaattttcgtgaatgtatgtgtcaaccacaaccgACAAcacgttaggtggcgctatagactccctaaaccacaccctaggccagagctctatctctgagtagcgatagcaataagacacaagcccaccaaatttggttcattctcataaatgtatgtgtcaaccatacaGGTAATAGACAACacaataggtggcgctatagagtccctaagccacaccctaggccagagctctgtctctgactagcggtagcaataacacacatgcccaccaaatttggttcattgtcatgtatgtatgtgtcaaccataatagacaatgtgttAGGTGGCACTATAAAGTCCCTAAGCCACtgcctaggccagagctctgtctctgactagcagtagcaatagcacacaagcCTACAAGATTTGGTtccttttttgtgaatgtatgtgtcaactacAACTAGGGTTGGGCACCAAAACACGGTTCTAGTATGGAACCGGTGCCGACGCAAACGGTAGTAACCATACCAAATAACAACGtgaatttcggtgcctcatttcggtgcttcatttaaatggcgttttttttttttttttttttttaaatacgatgcatcactgcacgtcaTGCATGCGCCATATCTAACttcttgctctgatagcaccacatccagatacagttagccaacataaacactagatgcttaaagcagagggatgcagcacatacagtatagtggacagtgtttgagagctcACGTGAGCCCATATCAAGTAGCTCTTGTCAAAATCTCGCAGTACACAAAAGGCtatgaaacaacatcaacagtatagcctactttactcaATAACCTTGCTAATGAGCTAACTGGGATCTATTTGAAATGGTATCAGCAAactgtagcctaatgtgaaAACGTTAATTGTTTCACCTGTGTTCCTTACAACAtaattaggctacattacattATGTTATGCATTAGGCCAATATAGGCCTAGTAGCCTATCACAATGAATATGAAGATCACGCTAAATGTTAGCTTGCAAAACCATAAATATGCAGGTTACAAACATACCTCTGCGTTGATATCCCTGAGTTGTCAAACAGGCTAACCATCTCCGGCGTAGGTATCGCTAATTAAGCTGCTCATAGGGGTAGCCTATGTTAGCGCATTGGCTActagttgcttttttttttttttttaaatgcctgCGCTGGGAATCAAAACACTTCAACATCAGCACATGtaacatgtttaaaactattccgTGTTATGAGGGAGGACATATTTCTTGAAGCATTTGGGAACACACTGAACGAACATGAAAGTCCCTCAACGTCACTTAGAAATGCGTTTGACCTGGCAGTTCTATGGCAAGCGATTTTAACTTAGCCTACCTTATAGCAAGCCACCTAGGCCTATATTGGATGAACATGAAAGCAGAGCTTACCattgtgtgtgcacccatggcaagctgttttaacatttaaatatattatgCATAGAAGCAATGAGATATTGATAGTAATTTGagtataacagttcaatttcatattttgtgtgtgttaaaattgttattattggggTAACCATATCTTGTTGGAGTGAGCATATAAGGAGCTAAATATAAGATAAGATGCAGATGCAACACAGCTAATGCCGGAAACAAATGAGGTACTTGAACAGCCTTCCGTGCATATAGCCTATTATTCATGCTAgaccatttcattgtgaaaaaaaaagtaccGGTTCAGGCACCGTTTTGGCACCGGCACCGTTTTAAAAGTATCGATTTGGCACCGGTATCGGATAAAacccaaacgatacccaaccctaactacaacagacaacacactaggtggcactgtagagtccctaagccagtGCTCTATTTCTGACTagaggtagcaattccacatatagctgccaaattacatccaaattataaccttttttctgcctatgacACCAACTTCCGGTTTCTTTAATAAgatgccataattcaaaccttcgccatttcaatatgcttcgaaaattcaaaaatccgttcgcaattcctctcgggcaacccctcaagatcattttactactcatatgacatgatttcgataaagtatttcaaaatacatgatgtgcaaaaatcataatcataatcataactcaaattcttctaagattcactgtgtagtttcaatgtaaaagttgttcagattaatacaacacacatgcccaccaaatttggttcattttcgtgcatgtatgtgtcaaccacaacagacaacgcgttaagtggcgctatagagtccctgagccacacccttggccagagctgtctctgagtagcattACCAATTCTACATATAattgccaaatttcaagagtatGTGTCTAAATGTCAATtaacgttgactgccattgacatctttagacgtcaattgcatttttcaatggggagggctcatgggtgagcttgggaacgatctggcagagtttcaggcttgtaaacagactgtactagcgatccaaactgctagatgacagcagtgccatttggatgattatctgcctgcagagtgtctgcctgcagagtgcacATGTAGAGATACAACAAGCTAACACACtcaagatcgaccacagtggatctagtttgcacgcggtgcagggaatgaatatgcttacttcttacatcaaggatggaaaacatgtgaacggtatgatccatttacattggatattgctgtatagactaacaacaactctGCTAGTGCtattgctaagtctaccgtcctgttcagagtctatagcgaccatcagagtccctagcaaccttgacgagactgacgagtcaacagtgcaatcgtggttgacatactactgaaacgctaacgttaaaaagttgattttcacaaaaagatagttttctccattttttggtcagaaacaggtgtttttagccaaactaacctatgttctactgacgattactaaagaatggaaaacgatagaaacaaaccattTTTTcttggtgaaagaagagagtctactctttcatttggtaccttcagtgtttacatagtcataaagctcaccgttcggggGGATCTtgaacaatgttaactatgctaacaatgctaaccaggttgattagctaacttagttgatgatttctagcagttatgctaaaatgctaactgtgttaacaatgttaactatgctaacaatgctaaacaggttgattagttaacttagctaatgatttctagctgttatgttaaaaatgctaactatgttaaaaatgctaagtatgctaacttgctagtgaggacttttattttgaaacatttgttgctagggtatccattgtggccactatcaggaaacaagaagttactgcagtataatcatgtcagttgctatggaaactgtcataaacgcttaattttaatggttgctttgttggttgctaggtacatggaggtttcatatagttgactggaggcacaATTGATGATAATTGGCAGTTGGAATGGtcgaacagttaaatagttgagtagtttcaatggttaaatgatttaatagtgtattattgcagtgaggacttttattttgaaacagttgtggacagaggaaacagtttaacaggatatgtagtcttcacagacagattgtatgcttaaagcctgagagagagagagagctacaacaggtggccctggccacctggcataccACCAGGTATACGAcctgactgtgatgtcataaaggcTAATGTTAAGTCTTTGAGGAAATTTGtagtagtttttatttaatagttaaaaaagaataaaagctacgaagttgaaaaataaatagctgaagtcacctaagtaagacctacgcagcgcagtttgaatgaagtttcgatgttaaacggttgaagctgaattagacgcacaaaatccgttagaagaataataagaagaactgggataacagtagagtgcattttcatgcactctaataataagaagcaaccggatttcaatagaggggatgcatcccctctaataatctgagcagaagcaatagggccttgcacctatggtgcagccgctgcttcagtggccgcacctcggtgctcgggccctaaaaataGTTTTTAGTAGTTCTGTCGTTGGTAAGAAATAAAGTCTGGTACACAGCAGTAAGCTGTTGCTTCATTGATTCACTCACAGCAACTTGCTGAACTTCCGATGGCCAACTCCTTGTTTTCGCACAGAAAATATTAAAAATGgctgttttaaaaaaatggcTAAAAGTGACTTTTTGTATAAAGTAACAAAGTCATAAGTCATTTAGCTGGTTGTCAAATTATCTTGGGCCGGAAGTATGTCCGCTCAACTCTGTGTAAAAGATAAGGTTTTGGGTGTGTAAACAAGGAAACACTAGGTAAAACAATAAAGTAATGCACTCTTGAGCTATAACTCAACTTGAGAACATGTCACAAGATGGACGCGTTTGAGCCTATGCCGTCTTCAGCATCTATTTTTGTCAAATGATCTCATGTGCAttctagacagacacagacaaatcaGGGTAGAGGTGCACCAGCAATCTTAGTGGCTGTGTACACAGCCTTCTCCAGAAGCTTTTTCTCTATGGCAGGCAGGCTACCACTCAAACTGTGATGAGAACAGTGTCCTGTTTTGCATCTGTAAAATGCTGAACCTGTTAACAGCTTTCAGTTTCAGCCGCTTTACGACATAGTTTCTATAATTAGCCTGCAAAGTGGAGAATAGAGGAATGAGCCACGTGTGCTGGTATTGTGGCTGGGATTGGCTATTGTACTTGCCATGGTCATATCCCATCATCTAATCCAGTGGAAATTAAATGATATATATGCTGAACTGTATTTGTCTTAATTTCTGGCTCCTGAGTTgcctcattttctttctttaaaaaaaataaaataataataatcactaGACCAAGACTAGTACATAAAGGTTAGTCTCCTGAGGGAATATTACAAATAAAGACATGTCAACACTTAGAATTTAAAAGAGAATATTGACTCGCATCACAACATATTTTGTCAAACACTGATGTAATAATTAAACTACACTGAAGATCCACAGTACAGTATTTCACGTAAGTCTAATCTAAATGTTCTGTGTATGTACTATGTACAACATTGTTTTGGTACATTTGATTTTGAGTAatttccattttgttttgttgagagCAGTCAGAAGCACCTTGTAATCTCTATGCTGTTTGACTATCTGAACTTCTATTGCTCCATGTTGTCCAGCACTGGTAGACTTGCTAATAAATACTTCAGCATTTGGATGGCTTCACTGTTGTCGCTGATGACAAGGCAGTTGTCCCGGCATGTTTGAGTGCTGTAGCTATTACAGCAATGAAGTTGCCTGAATAACCGGTGGTTTGAAGCACTGCCTAGATTGCAAGCGGATGTAGCAAATGCCAAATTGCATTGTTGGGAGCTGTTGTTGTGAGTCATGTCCTCTTATGGCTGAAGGtgagctgtgtgttgtgttgtgttgtgttgtgttgtgttgtgttgcgccACAGAGGAGTCGTCCCAAGAGGAGCCCGAGCCAGGCGAGGTGGTGGACAGCCTAGTGGGCAAACATGTGGAGTACAGTCGGGAGGATGGGGGCAAGCGGATCGGCCTGGTCATCCAGCAGGTGGAGTCCAAGCCCTCTGTGTACTTCATCAAGTTTGAGGATGACTTCCACATCTACGTCTATGACCTTATTAAGGCTTAGGCAAAACACTGCCTTTTCCTTTTAACAAAAGAAAGTTTTGTATCCTATCACTAACCATGTATGATTTTCCCCTTCCACTAAATTTTTTTGCTGCCTTTGTGGACTGATAATCTGTGATTATAACTTTGCCAGCATTAGCCACATTTGTCAAGTGGATTATTAATCAGTCCATCTGATCATCCTAATTTCGGGCCACTCCTGTCAGAACACTGGATGCTGATTGAACTCTCAAGTTGTGGACCTCTCTTATTACCTCATCTTTAGACATGGCGTGTAGTCGTATAACCTGCTTCTCTGGGTTTGGGAAAATTTCAGAActgagtgtttttcttcttgtctttttgttcatattttattgttttgtgtACCAAAGTGAGTATTTGCATTACATGAATAATCTCTATCAGTAAATCGCCAATGATGCATCTACATCAAAATGCGGAACACAGCAGTTTCACTTATATGGGTTGTATCAATCAGTTTTGCAGTGTTTTCAGTAGCTTATGCCTACTTTGCTTCACCAGTCACAcctgtttttattatttgaaaATGATATCTTTATTGTTAGCTttatcttaaagggacacttcaccgattagtattaagctttgtatctttagaaaaccagtcatgtttttgaatggtcgtgcatcattccctcagtttgccttgagatgggagatatatggatttcaatgttggacttcctgctttcaatgatgtaaaaaccatcattttacatcattgaaagcaggaagtcctattcatgggtttcattgaaatccgtatttctcccaggcaaactgagggaatgatgcacgaccattcaaaaacatgactggttttctaaagatacaaagcttaatgctaatcggtgaagcgTTCCTTTAAGTATGCTTACTTTTTTCTGGCTTCTATGTAGTATGTAGTAATTTTGTACAATTTCAGTAATGTGCCCTATTTCAAGTGCACTTCAGAGCATCTGTCTTCCATGAGCGTCAGATGTAGACAAACGTGCCTTAACTATTTACAGTTTTCCCACCTGAACCTCCAAACAAGGAGAGTCTGTTGTATATTAATGGTCAGTGTGGCTGTAGGAGTTGTTCCAACAAGGCAGGAACACAAATATTACAACTTTATTCTGGTGAATCATGTGAATCACTGAGGTCAATCAATGGAGTTTGATGTTTAAAAAGGTCCACTGTGGTTTTGCTTAAATTAACCGTTTGGAGATTTAGATGGCAGCGCAAGAGTTAGTGATTAGAAGAGCATCATGACTCCAGTTAGACAAGTTAACAGAAATGTCTTCAGCCAGACATTCAATGCATGTTTCTTTAAATTGGATTTACTTCAAAGTCAGAACTAGCCCTGTGCTTGTTGGATTAATATAGAATTTTCCATGGGGACAACACAAGTCTCATGACCGAATGTGATCCTTGTGCACGCGTGTTTGTCAGTGAATGTCTATCAGAAAGCTATTCATAGTACACCGTCCTCCTGTTTACCTGTTGTTGTAAAAGGTGTATTACATTCTGTGTCATTGTATGCAGTTGTGAGTGAATGGTAGGCTTATGTAGAGTCTGGGTTTGTGGCTATGAAAATTTTGAGTCATTGAGTTGTTTCAATTGTCAGATGATTATCATTTTATTACTATGACtggaacacatgcaaacaaggCCCCATTATAAGCTGTGTCATTTTctaataaacactttttttgagGAAAGGACAACTCTTTGAATCCTCTGTATGCTCATTCATCTAAAACTGACCTAAGATATGGGGAGAACAAATGCTGGGTGTGCCGTGATTATGTCCGTAATTCCATCTTTAAAACTCATCCGGACTATAACCAATTTCATCTTCATCACGGGTAGCCAACAGTTTTCTTATGTTGGTCTGGTTTCCAGTCATATCTACAGATGAGTCTTCTTGTGTTACCTTGGCAGCTAGTGGCTTTTCAATGAAGTAGTATGAATGGGAAGCAATGTTATGTAGGCTTGCTATCCGTACCTCGCAATATCATTTACATCACCACCAGCTACGTCATAGTGGTCACTGAATGTGAACTGAACACTTTCTTCAACGCTTTTGGGAGGAATGATATGTAATGCACTTGGTGATTGCACCTTAACGTTAAGGTTACATTCTTTTATGGTACCACGTTTTTCACACTAAGTGGGAACGAGAtttgattacattttaataaaaaaacCCATCACTGTTTATCTGCATTCCATGTGGAAGAATATGTTTGTCAACTAAGAGTAAAAACTCGGAGCAGCACAGATTAACTTAAACTGGAttttaattaaggtgcatggggACTAAACAGCAGTCCACCTGCACCTTAATTAAAATCTAGTTTAAGTTCATCTGTGCTGCTTCGAGTTTTTACTCTTAGTATATCTACACGGTCCCCTCTTGTCTAATGCACCAGATGTCATGCTGCAGAAGCGCGGTGGATCTACTCTTGTGATGTTTGTCAACTGTTTCAAACTCTGGGCTCTAAACTGCATTGACAAATAAAATCGAATTATTACTGTTTACctacttttttttaatataatag contains:
- the spinb gene encoding spindlin b, producing the protein MKRKNSFKEHEGPSRPGAVVDPLKSLVGCQIQHGWRDAPGKISRWKGIVLDQVTITPSLYLVKYENVDCVYGIELLKDGRVQKLEIVSNRIDSYHAIDNKQARSMLGRAVQHKFESEDGSKDEWRGMVLARAPIMTPWFFITYEKDPVLYMYQLFDDLKSGDLRFIPEESSQEEPEPGEVVDSLVGKHVEYSREDGGKRIGLVIQQVESKPSVYFIKFEDDFHIYVYDLIKA